Proteins encoded within one genomic window of Vidua macroura isolate BioBank_ID:100142 chromosome 2, ASM2450914v1, whole genome shotgun sequence:
- the DYNLT3 gene encoding dynein light chain Tctex-type 3 isoform X2: MKCIENVLGKADYNHNKVNQWTAAIVEQSLTHLVKLGKTYKYIVTCAVMQRSGAGLHTASSCFWDTTTDGTCTVRWENRTMNCIVNVFAVAIIL; the protein is encoded by the exons ATGAAA TGCATAGAAAATGTTTTAGGCAAGGCAGATTATAATCACAACAAAGTCAACCAATGGACTGCTGCTATAGTAGAACAGTCACTGACCCATCTGGTGAAACTTGGGAAAACCTATAAGTACATTG TTACCTGTGCAGTGATGCAGAGGAGTGGAGCTGGTCTTCACACAGCAAGCTCATGCTTCTGGGATACCACAACTGATG GAACCTGCACAGTGAGATGGGAAAACCGAACCATGAACTGCATTGTCAATGTGTTTGCTGTTGCTATTATCCTGTAG
- the DYNLT3 gene encoding dynein light chain Tctex-type 3 isoform X1, translating to MEEFHPHNDEMIFNADEAHNIVKECIENVLGKADYNHNKVNQWTAAIVEQSLTHLVKLGKTYKYIVTCAVMQRSGAGLHTASSCFWDTTTDGTCTVRWENRTMNCIVNVFAVAIIL from the exons ATGGAGGAGTTTCACCCCCACAACGATGAG ATGATCTTCAATGCTGATGAGGCCCACAACATAGTTAAGGAG TGCATAGAAAATGTTTTAGGCAAGGCAGATTATAATCACAACAAAGTCAACCAATGGACTGCTGCTATAGTAGAACAGTCACTGACCCATCTGGTGAAACTTGGGAAAACCTATAAGTACATTG TTACCTGTGCAGTGATGCAGAGGAGTGGAGCTGGTCTTCACACAGCAAGCTCATGCTTCTGGGATACCACAACTGATG GAACCTGCACAGTGAGATGGGAAAACCGAACCATGAACTGCATTGTCAATGTGTTTGCTGTTGCTATTATCCTGTAG